Proteins co-encoded in one Papaver somniferum cultivar HN1 chromosome 5, ASM357369v1, whole genome shotgun sequence genomic window:
- the LOC113283082 gene encoding G-type lectin S-receptor-like serine/threonine-protein kinase At1g11330 isoform X2 has product MINLSVICAVIVNRFLIFLQFSLLFFVFQTCYAVDNSTITPTKAITDSQTLTSSGGVFKLGFFSPPNSTHRYVGIWYEFDPKQNIVWVANRDNPLKDSSGTLRIADDGNLVIVDGRGVLYWTTNVSGITAPKNSVAELLDTGNLEFRLLNESVWQSFDHPTHTFLPGMEIGGSTLTGKKLELTSWKSESDPSTGIFWLMLELLGDHPQLVVRRNGSNSRLWRSGPWNSIIFIGIAEMTYAQAFSLSEDNMYISFKDPNKMYPQFVLHHHGTFFGEQWDADLDNCCLIGFKPKFEDEWSEGNWSGGCVRNTQLECQDSGFGNPDTVDGFRKLESVKVPDNAIVSLLLISLLEDCKMICLRNCSCLAYSYDIGVGCMTWDENLVDIQQFTQRGADLYIRLAHSDIDPVLKNSTDPARKDNTDHGLSNNGIVIVIIAVLVGTLAIIICTYLFWKWLTKQRGNIAADLGNTHEETPDHPDQVKVFKFQELATATDNFTGANMLGQGGFGQVYKGMLFDGQEIAVKRLSKGSIQGLEEFKNEVMVISKVQHRNLVRLLGCCLEGDEKMLIYEYMPNKSLDAFLFDPTKQELLDWKKRFQIIEGISRGMLYLHRDSRMRVIHRDLKVSNILLDEDLNPKISDFGMARIFGGNEQQASTRRVVGTLGYMPPEYVLDGRFSEKSDVFSFGVLLLEVVSGRKTTSFHHLEQSLSLLGYAWQLWNESKMELLIDPAILHESTPLAEIFRCIQVGLLCVQECAVDRPTMSTTLSMLTSEITTLPAPKQPAFIERRVPMPLDSFAHSLGAASVNHLTMTQIEGR; this is encoded by the exons ATGATCAATCTGAGTGTTATTTGTGCCGTAATTGTCAATaggtttcttatttttcttcagttttctCTCTTGTTTTTTGTGTTTCAGACCTGCTATGCAGTAGATAACAGCACCATTACACCAACCAAAGCCATAACTGACTCTCAGACACTAACTTCCAGCGGCGGGGTATTCAAACTCGGCTTTTTCAGTCCTCCTAATTCTACACATCGTTATGTCGGGATATGGTATGAATTTGATCCGAAACAAAACATTGTATGGGTTGCAAACAGGGATAATCCATTAAAAGATTCATCAGGAACCTTAAGAATTGCAGACGATGGAAATCTTGTGATTGTAGATGGACGAGGGGTTCTTTATTGGACTACAAATGTGTCTGGTATTACTGCACCTAAGAATTCAGTTGCGGAGCTATTGGATACTGGAAATCTTGAGTTTAGATTGCTAAATGAGTCTGTATGGCAGAGTTTCGATCACCCAACCCATACTTTTCTTCCAGGGATGGAGATTGGTGGAAGTACATTAACGGGAAAGAAACTAGAGCTTACATCTTGGAAAAGTGAATCTGATCCTTCAACAGGTATTTTTTGGCTCATGCTCGAGCTACTTGGCGATCATCCTCAGCTGGTCGTCCGGAGAAATGGGTCTAATTCTCGACTTTGGCGAAGTGGTCCGTGGAATAGTATAATATTCATTGGCATAGCTGAGATGACATATGCTCAGGCTTTCTCTTTGTCAGAAGATAATATGTATATAAGCTTCAAAGATCCTAATAAAATGTACCCGCAATTCGTATTGCATCACCACGGAACATTCTTTGGGGAGCAATGGGATGCGGATCTGGACAACTG TTGTCTTATAGGATTTAAACCAAAGTTTGAAGATGAATGGAGTGAGGGGAATTGGTCAGGTGGGTGTGTCAGAAATACGCAATTGGAGTGCCAAGATAGCGGCTTCGGGAACCCAGACACTGTTGATGGATTCCGAAAACTGGAAAGCGTGAAAGTCCCTGATAATGCtattgtttccttgttacttATATCATTGTTGGAGGATTGTAAAATGATCTGCTTGAGGAACTGTTCGTGCTTAGCTTATTCATATGATATTGGTGTTGGGTGTATGACATGGGATGAAAATTTGGTTGACATACAACAGTTTACTCAACGTGGTGCAGACCTTTACATTCGCTTAGCTCATTCAGACATTG ATCCTGTGCTAAAGAACAGTACAGATCCTGCTCGAAAGGACAATACGGATCATGGCTTAAGCAACAATGGAATAGTCATTGTGATTATTGCAGTCCTTGTCGGAACACTTGCCATCATCATTTGCACCTACTTATTTTGGAAGTGGTTGACAAAACAAAGAG GAAATATTGCTGCCGATTTGGGCAACACCCATGAAGAGACTCCAGATCATCCAGATCAAGTGAAAGTGTTCAAATTTCAAGAGCTAGCAACTGCTACAGATAATTTTACTGGAGCTAATATGCTTGGCCAAGGTGGATTTGGGCAAGTTTACAAG GGAATGTTATTTGACGGACAGGAAATAGCCGTGAAAAGGCTTTCAAAGGGTTCTATACAAGGTTTAGAGGAGTTTAAGAATGAAGTCATGGTGATCTCAAAAGTTCAGCATAGGAATCTGGTTAGACTTTTAGGTTGTTGTCTTGAAGGGGATGAAAAGATGTTGATTTATGAATACATGCCTAACAAGAGCTTGGACGCCTTCCTTTTCG ATCCAACAAAACAGGAACTCTTAGATTGGAAAAAGAGATTCCAAATCATCGAAGGGATAAGCCGGGGAATGTTATATCTACACAGAGATTCTAGAATGAGAGTCATTCATAGAGACCTTAAAGTTAGTAACATTCTCCTAGACGAAGACCTGAATCCGAAAATTTCAGACTTTGGTATGGCAAGGATATTTGGAGGTAATGAACAGCAAGCAAGTACTAGAAGAGTAGTTGGGACACT TGGTTACATGCCTCCGGAGTATGTCTTGGATGGCCGATTTTCCGAAAAGTCTGATGTTTTTAGTTTCGGAGTGTTGCTACTTGAGGTTGTGAGTGGAAGAAAGACAACAAGTTTTCACCATCTCGAGCAATCATTGAGCCTTTTAGGATAT GCATGGCAATTATGGAATGAAAGCAAAATGGAATTGTTGATCGACCCTGCGATACTGCACGAATCAACTCCCTTAGCAGAAATTTTCAGATGTATTCAAGTGGGACTACTATGTGTGCAAGAATGTGCGGTAGATAGACCAACTATGTCTACAACTCTTTCTATGCTAACAAGCGAAATCACAACTCTTCCTGCTCCGAAACAGCCTGCCTTTATCGAAAGAAGGGTTCCAATGCCATTAGATTCCTTTGCGCATAGCTTGGGAGCAGCTTCTGTCAACCATCTAACTATGACACAAATCGAAGGGCGTTGA
- the LOC113283082 gene encoding G-type lectin S-receptor-like serine/threonine-protein kinase At1g11330 isoform X1 — MINLSVICAVIVNRFLIFLQFSLLFFVFQTCYAVDNSTITPTKAITDSQTLTSSGGVFKLGFFSPPNSTHRYVGIWYEFDPKQNIVWVANRDNPLKDSSGTLRIADDGNLVIVDGRGVLYWTTNVSGITAPKNSVAELLDTGNLEFRLLNESVWQSFDHPTHTFLPGMEIGGSTLTGKKLELTSWKSESDPSTGIFWLMLELLGDHPQLVVRRNGSNSRLWRSGPWNSIIFIGIAEMTYAQAFSLSEDNMYISFKDPNKMYPQFVLHHHGTFFGEQWDADLDNWYDFWSSQINNCDTYGTCGSFGSCNPSNLPICSCLIGFKPKFEDEWSEGNWSGGCVRNTQLECQDSGFGNPDTVDGFRKLESVKVPDNAIVSLLLISLLEDCKMICLRNCSCLAYSYDIGVGCMTWDENLVDIQQFTQRGADLYIRLAHSDIDPVLKNSTDPARKDNTDHGLSNNGIVIVIIAVLVGTLAIIICTYLFWKWLTKQRGNIAADLGNTHEETPDHPDQVKVFKFQELATATDNFTGANMLGQGGFGQVYKGMLFDGQEIAVKRLSKGSIQGLEEFKNEVMVISKVQHRNLVRLLGCCLEGDEKMLIYEYMPNKSLDAFLFDPTKQELLDWKKRFQIIEGISRGMLYLHRDSRMRVIHRDLKVSNILLDEDLNPKISDFGMARIFGGNEQQASTRRVVGTLGYMPPEYVLDGRFSEKSDVFSFGVLLLEVVSGRKTTSFHHLEQSLSLLGYAWQLWNESKMELLIDPAILHESTPLAEIFRCIQVGLLCVQECAVDRPTMSTTLSMLTSEITTLPAPKQPAFIERRVPMPLDSFAHSLGAASVNHLTMTQIEGR; from the exons ATGATCAATCTGAGTGTTATTTGTGCCGTAATTGTCAATaggtttcttatttttcttcagttttctCTCTTGTTTTTTGTGTTTCAGACCTGCTATGCAGTAGATAACAGCACCATTACACCAACCAAAGCCATAACTGACTCTCAGACACTAACTTCCAGCGGCGGGGTATTCAAACTCGGCTTTTTCAGTCCTCCTAATTCTACACATCGTTATGTCGGGATATGGTATGAATTTGATCCGAAACAAAACATTGTATGGGTTGCAAACAGGGATAATCCATTAAAAGATTCATCAGGAACCTTAAGAATTGCAGACGATGGAAATCTTGTGATTGTAGATGGACGAGGGGTTCTTTATTGGACTACAAATGTGTCTGGTATTACTGCACCTAAGAATTCAGTTGCGGAGCTATTGGATACTGGAAATCTTGAGTTTAGATTGCTAAATGAGTCTGTATGGCAGAGTTTCGATCACCCAACCCATACTTTTCTTCCAGGGATGGAGATTGGTGGAAGTACATTAACGGGAAAGAAACTAGAGCTTACATCTTGGAAAAGTGAATCTGATCCTTCAACAGGTATTTTTTGGCTCATGCTCGAGCTACTTGGCGATCATCCTCAGCTGGTCGTCCGGAGAAATGGGTCTAATTCTCGACTTTGGCGAAGTGGTCCGTGGAATAGTATAATATTCATTGGCATAGCTGAGATGACATATGCTCAGGCTTTCTCTTTGTCAGAAGATAATATGTATATAAGCTTCAAAGATCCTAATAAAATGTACCCGCAATTCGTATTGCATCACCACGGAACATTCTTTGGGGAGCAATGGGATGCGGATCTGGACAACTGGTATGATTTTTGGTCATCACAAATTAATAACTGTGATACTTATGGAACGTGTGGCTCTTTCGGTAGTTGCAATCCATCAAATTTGCCAATTTGCAGTTGTCTTATAGGATTTAAACCAAAGTTTGAAGATGAATGGAGTGAGGGGAATTGGTCAGGTGGGTGTGTCAGAAATACGCAATTGGAGTGCCAAGATAGCGGCTTCGGGAACCCAGACACTGTTGATGGATTCCGAAAACTGGAAAGCGTGAAAGTCCCTGATAATGCtattgtttccttgttacttATATCATTGTTGGAGGATTGTAAAATGATCTGCTTGAGGAACTGTTCGTGCTTAGCTTATTCATATGATATTGGTGTTGGGTGTATGACATGGGATGAAAATTTGGTTGACATACAACAGTTTACTCAACGTGGTGCAGACCTTTACATTCGCTTAGCTCATTCAGACATTG ATCCTGTGCTAAAGAACAGTACAGATCCTGCTCGAAAGGACAATACGGATCATGGCTTAAGCAACAATGGAATAGTCATTGTGATTATTGCAGTCCTTGTCGGAACACTTGCCATCATCATTTGCACCTACTTATTTTGGAAGTGGTTGACAAAACAAAGAG GAAATATTGCTGCCGATTTGGGCAACACCCATGAAGAGACTCCAGATCATCCAGATCAAGTGAAAGTGTTCAAATTTCAAGAGCTAGCAACTGCTACAGATAATTTTACTGGAGCTAATATGCTTGGCCAAGGTGGATTTGGGCAAGTTTACAAG GGAATGTTATTTGACGGACAGGAAATAGCCGTGAAAAGGCTTTCAAAGGGTTCTATACAAGGTTTAGAGGAGTTTAAGAATGAAGTCATGGTGATCTCAAAAGTTCAGCATAGGAATCTGGTTAGACTTTTAGGTTGTTGTCTTGAAGGGGATGAAAAGATGTTGATTTATGAATACATGCCTAACAAGAGCTTGGACGCCTTCCTTTTCG ATCCAACAAAACAGGAACTCTTAGATTGGAAAAAGAGATTCCAAATCATCGAAGGGATAAGCCGGGGAATGTTATATCTACACAGAGATTCTAGAATGAGAGTCATTCATAGAGACCTTAAAGTTAGTAACATTCTCCTAGACGAAGACCTGAATCCGAAAATTTCAGACTTTGGTATGGCAAGGATATTTGGAGGTAATGAACAGCAAGCAAGTACTAGAAGAGTAGTTGGGACACT TGGTTACATGCCTCCGGAGTATGTCTTGGATGGCCGATTTTCCGAAAAGTCTGATGTTTTTAGTTTCGGAGTGTTGCTACTTGAGGTTGTGAGTGGAAGAAAGACAACAAGTTTTCACCATCTCGAGCAATCATTGAGCCTTTTAGGATAT GCATGGCAATTATGGAATGAAAGCAAAATGGAATTGTTGATCGACCCTGCGATACTGCACGAATCAACTCCCTTAGCAGAAATTTTCAGATGTATTCAAGTGGGACTACTATGTGTGCAAGAATGTGCGGTAGATAGACCAACTATGTCTACAACTCTTTCTATGCTAACAAGCGAAATCACAACTCTTCCTGCTCCGAAACAGCCTGCCTTTATCGAAAGAAGGGTTCCAATGCCATTAGATTCCTTTGCGCATAGCTTGGGAGCAGCTTCTGTCAACCATCTAACTATGACACAAATCGAAGGGCGTTGA